In Ovis canadensis isolate MfBH-ARS-UI-01 breed Bighorn chromosome 3, ARS-UI_OviCan_v2, whole genome shotgun sequence, one DNA window encodes the following:
- the LOC138437646 gene encoding apolipoprotein L3-like isoform X2: MSGKDPCTLQQDQLDRKTFLEEFPEMKQDLEEDTEKICAFADKVDKVHKDCTISKVVAHSTGAVSGILSIVGLALAPLTMGATLPLLATGLGLGIASTVTSVSTSVMEHVNTSSAETKTIQLLSRDRKKWKVIEDILLNRKLQIISATRSFISVLQTIEKNFQLIRVIEGSPALAAKVKFFITNGKTFIHGSVQVPKTFGSMASTMAKGVRITGIVMSCIGLVIDVGFLVKESIHLHDGAKAESAEKLRQRAQELESILELLTEIPENPAGGLDSLNPRGLQGPGTFAECLRGRLLEGKRRGESIDGAGC; this comes from the coding sequence ATGAGTGGGAAGGACCCATGCACACTCCAACAAGACCAGCTGGACAGAAAGACATTTTTGGAGGAGTTTCCTGAGATGAAACAGGACCTGGAGGAAGACACAGAAAAGATCTGCGCTTTTGCAGACAAAGTTGACAAGGTGCACAAGGACTGCACGATCTCCAAGGTGGTGGCCCACTCCACTGGCGCTGTGTCTGGCATCCTCAGCATCGTTGGCCTGGCTCTGGCACCTCTGACAATGGGGGCCACTCTGCCTCTCTTGGCCACTGGGTTAGGGCTGGGCATAGCGTCTACTGTGACCAGTGTGTCCACCAGCGTCATGGAACACGTAAACACATCATCAGCAGAAACCAAAACCATTCAACTGCTGTCCCGTGACAGAAAGAAATGGAAGGTAATCGAAGATATACTCCTTAACAGGAAACTTCAAATTATTTCTGCAACGAGGTCATTCATCAGTGTCCTACAAACCATTGAGAAGAATTTCCAATTAATCAGGGTGATAGAAGGCAGCCCTGCCTTAGCAGCCAAAGTCAAGTTCTTCATAACCAATGGGAAAACCTTCATTCATGGCAGCGTTCAGGTGCCAAAAACTTTTGGCAGCATGGCTTCAACAATGGCAAAAGGAGTCCGTATCACTGGCATAGTCATGTCATGTATCGGCCTTGTGATAGATGTGGGCTTCCTGGTGAAAGAGTCAATACATTTACATGATGGAGCGAAGGCAGAGTCAGCTGAAAAGCTGAGGCAGCGGGCCCAGGAGTTGGAAAGCATATTGGAGTTACTCACTGAGATCCCTGAGAATCCGGCAGGAGGGCTTGATTCTCTCAACCCCAGAGGATTGCAGGGACCAGGGACATTTGCTGAGTGTCTCAGAGGCAGATTGTTAGAGGGGAAAAGGAGGGGAGAAAGCATTGATGGTGCTGGGTGTTAG